The genome window GGCGAGGGGAGCGACGACACTTATACACCAAGTGACGAACAGATGAATGAAATGGTTAATGCAGCTCATCATCAAAGTGTTCAAAGTCAGTTAGCGACCAATGACATTGAGTACGGATATTGTACTGAAATGATGATTACCCTTAATCAAGAAAAAGATTTCGATCTGAATACATTTCGCTCATACCTGGATCAATTAGGAAATTCGCTTTTGGCGGTTTCAGATGACGAAGTTGCAAAAGTGCACATTCACACTGAAAGTCCCGAAAAAGTTTTCAGATATGGGGCACAGTTTGGTCAATTGGAAAAGATCAAGATTGATAATATGCGTTTGCAGCATGAAACAATTATCGAAGACGATGAAAATTCGGCGAAGAATGACAAGATTACGACGGAAATTATCGCGGTTGCACAAGGAAAAGGATTGATCGAGCTGATGAGAAGTTTGGGAGCGACTCGCGTGATTACTGGTGGTCAAACGATGAATCCTAGTACAGAAGATTTCTTAAAGATTCTTAAACGGACCAAGGCAAAAAATGCTATCATTTTGCCTAATAACGGCAATGTTTTAATGACTGCCCAGGCGGCGGCGAATGCTGTGAGCCTACCAGTTGAGGTGATCAGCACTAAATCCATACAGCAAGGAATTTCAGCTTTATTTGCTTATGGTGAAGAAAATTCATTAGCTGAAAATGCTGAAATGATGCGCGAAGGCATTACGATGGTTAAATCAGGTGAAGTGACAAATGCCGTTCGCGATACCAAAATAAATGGTCTTGCAATCAAAAAGGGCGATTTTATGGGAATCGTTGATGGTGAAATTGTTACAACGGCGGAAAATCGAATTCAGGCGGCAATTAAATTGATTGATCAAATGCTTGAAGAAGATAGCGAAATCGTTTCGATTTTCTATGGAATTGATGCTGCCAAAAGGGAAGCTGTGAAAATTGAAAGTGAAATTCAAAATAAATATCCTGATTTGGAATTAGAGATTCATGCAGGAGATCAAGCAGTTTATCCTTATTTAATTTCGGTTGAATAAAATGAGTGAAAACACAATATTTGCGCCAGTTTCTGTTTTGCCGCGAGTGGGTGAGAAAAAGGTCGAAGCACTGAATGGTCTGGGGATCAAGAAGGTGATCGACCTTCTTTATTATTTTCCTTATCGCTACGAAGATCTTTCAAAGCAAAATATTGAAAATTTAGTCGACGGAGATAAAGCAGTTTTGCAAGGCCAAGTAGTGACCAGTCCGGTGTTAAGTCGCTTTGGTGGCAAGCGAAATTCCTTACGGTTTAAGCTAGACGTTGAAAATTTAATCATTAACGTGGTGTTTTTCAATCAACCTTATTTAAGAGATAAAATTTTAATTGGTCAAGAAATTGCAATTTATGGCAAGTGGGAACAAAGCAATCTTAGTCTTGTTGGCAGTAAAATTATCGATCAAGCTAAAACCGGTCAGTTAGAGCCCATTTATTCGACGACGGCGAGTATTAAACAGTGGTCGTTAAGAAAATTGATTAAGGATACTTTCACAAATTATCAAAAAGATTTAGTCAACATTGTGCCAGAGGAGATCCGTTTACCGCTTCATTTGATGTCAGAAGCCGAAATGCTTAAAAAGATTCATTTTCCTGTCAATTATGAAGAAGCTCAAGTAGCTCGAAAGTCAGCAGTTTTTGAAGAGTTTTTTTTGTATTTAAGCCGTTTGCGATGGCTTAATAAAGATGAGGATCAAGAAGGGGTTGAAGTTAATTACGACCTGAATAAACTTAAGAAGTTTATTGAAACCCTGCCTTTTGAATTGACAGATTCACAGAAAAAAGCGGTTAACGAAATTTGTTATGATATTAAAAGCCCACTAGCGATGAATCGTTTGCTTCAAGGTGACGTTGGTTCTGGGAAGACGATTGTTGCAGCACTTGGGATTTATGCAGCAGCGACGGCTAAGATGCAAAGTGCTTTGATGGTTCCGACCGAAGTTTTGGCAGCACAGCACTATGATAATTTAAAATCGCTCTTTAAGGATACAAGTCTTGAAATTGCACTTTTGACGAGCGCTACCCCTAAAGCTCAGCGTAAAAATATTCTGGAGCGCTTAAAAACGGGTGTAATTGATTTAGTGATTGGGACTCATGCGTTAATTCAGCCAGACGTCGAGTTTAAGAATTTGTCGCTGGTTATTATCGATGAGCAGCATCGCTTCGGAGTTAATCAGCGTCGAGCCCTGAGAGTTAAAGGATTGATGCCCAATATTTTATCGATGACGGCAACGCCAATTCCTAGGACGCTGGCGATTACTATCTATGGAAGCATCAAGATCTCGACGATTAAAGAAATGCCCCGTGGTCGCCTGCCGATCAAAACGCTTTGGGTTAAAAGTCCCGATGATCCTTTAATTGATCGAGCAGTTCAATACGAACTAAAAAATGATCACCAAGTTTATGTGGTGACGCCGCTGGTGGCTGAATCGGAAAAAATTGATTTACGTAATGCTGAAGAAATTTACGATCAATACGTCAAAAAATATCCTGAAGTTGAAGTTGCTCTTTTGCATGGAAAGATGAAAGCAGAAGCCAAGGAACAGATTTTAACCGATTTTGCGGCTCAAAAAAGCCGGATTTTGATTTCAACAACGGTAATTGAAGTGGGGGTTGACGTTAAAGCTGCAACTTTGATGATCATTTATGATGCGAATCGTTTTGGTTTATCACAGCTTCATCAGTTGCGTGGGCGTGTAGGTAGAAGCTCATTGCAGTCTTACTGCGTTTTAGTTGGTAATCCGACTAATGATATTGCCAAAAAGCGCTTAGAGTTGATGGTCAAATCAAATGATGGCTTTGTGTTGGCTGAAAACGATTTAAAACTGCGCGGCGCAGGAGAAGTTTTTGGCAGTCGTCAATCAGGTGAGATTAATTTTAAAGTTGGCGATCCTTTAGAAGACCAAAAGGCGCTCCAATTAGCGCGTTCAGCGGTTGATCAAGTTTTTAAAAGCGATCCATTGCTTGAAAATGAAGCAAATGGAAATTTGCACCAGTTTCTAATTGAAACAAAAGATTATGACGAGACTATTGACTAAAGTATTATGTCGATAAAATTGAAATAGGAGGAAACATATGAAGATAGCGATCGATGCCATGGGCGGAGATGATGCTCCAGTAGCAATTGTTGAAGGGGTCAAGAAGTTTTTAAGTGAAGATCATGAAACGAAGATTAGACTGTTTGGTCCTAGTGAAGCATTGGCCAAGCTTATTGAGACGTCTGAGCAATTGGAAATTATCAATACTACGCAAGTTGTTGAGGGTAATGACGAACCAGTAGCGGCAATTAGAAAAAAGAAGGATTCTTCGTTAGTTAGAGCAGCTCAAGATGTTAAAGACAAACAGTCTGATGGCTTTTTGTCATGTGGAAATACTGGTGCGGTGCTGGCTGCAGGAATTTTTGTTATTGGAAGAATTAAAAATGTTGAGCGCCCAGCTTTAATGCCAACTCTTCCGACCAAGGTCAAAGGCGTTTATTATAATATGCTTGACGTCGGAGCAAATGCTGAATCTAAGGCAAAATATTTAGTTCAGTTTGCCCAGATGGGCTCAATTTATGCGGAGGATCTCAGAGGAGTTAAGAATCCAGTTGTGAAATTATTAAATATTGGTTCTGAGGAACATAAAGGTGACGAATTGCACCAAACTGTCCATCAAGAGCTAAGTCAATTGCCAGAAATCAATTTTCAGGGTAATATTGAACCTAACGAGATAATGGCAGCCAAAGCTGACGTGATTGTAACTGATGGATTCACGGGAAATGCGGTTTTAAAGACGATGGAAGGCACAATGAAAACTGTTTTGCATCTGTTAAAAGATTCACTAATGACTGGTAATATCACCACGAAATTGGGAGCCTTGCTCGTAAAAAATGATCTAGGTAATCTAGCTAGTCAGTTCGATAATTCGCGTTTTGGCGGCGCGGTTTTGTTAGGCGTGAATGCACCGGTGATTAAAGGTCACGGAAATTCTCAAGCTCAGACGGTGTATTATGCAATTAAGCAAGTAAAAGAAATGATTAGCGAGCAAACTGTCACAAAATTTCGCAATTTGTATCAATAAAAGAGGAGACATAACATGAGTGATGAAGAAATTTTTGAAAAAATAAAAAAAGTCATTGTCGAACAATTTGAAGTTGAGCCAGCTAAAGTCACCCCCGAGTTAAATTTCAAAAATGATTTGGATGCTGATTCAATTTCTCTCTTGGAATTTTCGTTAGAATTAGAGAGCGAATTTGGTAAAGAGATCTCAGATGATGATGCAGCAAAGATTTTAACAGTACAAGATGCGGTCAACTTTATCAAAGCGCAAAACTAAGCCCAAGGATCATTTTTTGAGAAATAATTCATTTGTGAGGGCTTTTTTAATTATATCAATTGGTTTGGAGGAAATGTTTTGGAGACGGAAAAAGACAACACGCTTTTAGAGATTGATCATTTACACACCTCTTTTAAAATTGGGGGAAAGTACTATGATGCAGTTGATGATTGTTCGATGAAACTGCATAAAAACGAGATCTATGCTTTAGTTGGCGAATCTGGTTGTGGGAAGTCAACTTTGGCAACCAGTATTATTGGCTTGTTAGATCCCAAAAATTCACGAATTGAGGGTTCGATTAAATATCGTGGGCGTGAATTGGTCGGTTTGACTCCCGATGAGTACGATAACATTAGGGGAGAAGATATTGGGATGATTTTTCAAGATCCGTTGTCAGCATTAAATCCGCTGATGCGTGTTGGAGATCAAATTACTGAAGCTCTTTTGTACCATACCAAATTGAGTGAAAATGAGCGACAGGCAAAAGCACTAGAACTTTTAAAACGAGTTGGTATTCCTGATCCTGAAGGAACATTTCGCCGTTATCCACATGAACTTTCTGGTGGAATGAGACAAAGAATTATTATTTCTATTGCAGTTGCTTGCAGTCCAGAGATTATTATTGCTGATGAGCCCACGACGGCCCTTGATGTTACGATCCAAGCTCAGATTATT of Xylocopilactobacillus apicola contains these proteins:
- the recG gene encoding ATP-dependent DNA helicase RecG, giving the protein MSENTIFAPVSVLPRVGEKKVEALNGLGIKKVIDLLYYFPYRYEDLSKQNIENLVDGDKAVLQGQVVTSPVLSRFGGKRNSLRFKLDVENLIINVVFFNQPYLRDKILIGQEIAIYGKWEQSNLSLVGSKIIDQAKTGQLEPIYSTTASIKQWSLRKLIKDTFTNYQKDLVNIVPEEIRLPLHLMSEAEMLKKIHFPVNYEEAQVARKSAVFEEFFLYLSRLRWLNKDEDQEGVEVNYDLNKLKKFIETLPFELTDSQKKAVNEICYDIKSPLAMNRLLQGDVGSGKTIVAALGIYAAATAKMQSALMVPTEVLAAQHYDNLKSLFKDTSLEIALLTSATPKAQRKNILERLKTGVIDLVIGTHALIQPDVEFKNLSLVIIDEQHRFGVNQRRALRVKGLMPNILSMTATPIPRTLAITIYGSIKISTIKEMPRGRLPIKTLWVKSPDDPLIDRAVQYELKNDHQVYVVTPLVAESEKIDLRNAEEIYDQYVKKYPEVEVALLHGKMKAEAKEQILTDFAAQKSRILISTTVIEVGVDVKAATLMIIYDANRFGLSQLHQLRGRVGRSSLQSYCVLVGNPTNDIAKKRLELMVKSNDGFVLAENDLKLRGAGEVFGSRQSGEINFKVGDPLEDQKALQLARSAVDQVFKSDPLLENEANGNLHQFLIETKDYDETID
- the acpP gene encoding acyl carrier protein; protein product: MSDEEIFEKIKKVIVEQFEVEPAKVTPELNFKNDLDADSISLLEFSLELESEFGKEISDDDAAKILTVQDAVNFIKAQN
- a CDS encoding ABC transporter ATP-binding protein codes for the protein METEKDNTLLEIDHLHTSFKIGGKYYDAVDDCSMKLHKNEIYALVGESGCGKSTLATSIIGLLDPKNSRIEGSIKYRGRELVGLTPDEYDNIRGEDIGMIFQDPLSALNPLMRVGDQITEALLYHTKLSENERQAKALELLKRVGIPDPEGTFRRYPHELSGGMRQRIIISIAVACSPEIIIADEPTTALDVTIQAQIIDLLKDIQKEKESGILLITHDLGVVAETADRVGVMYAGQIVETGSVYDIFEDPKHPYTRSLLNSIPQSDSLGDRLHVIQGSVPPLPEMNEHGCRFSPRIPWIPEDAHEEKPTYHEVGEGHQVLCTCYETFHFQDEK
- a CDS encoding DAK2 domain-containing protein translates to MFRNMIKMGSHRLNKNVDFINSLNVFPVPDGDTGTNMNLTFQSGAKFVNESDSMSVGDLAVLFSKGLLMGARGNSGVISSQIFRGFQKSISKKETLDAKQFAAALQQGVESAYKAVMKPVEGTILTVAKYAAHAALEKSSQSDDLAEVMEEVVKGAKEGLKLTPELLPILKEVGVVDSGGQGLVFLYEGFLNAIKGEGSDDTYTPSDEQMNEMVNAAHHQSVQSQLATNDIEYGYCTEMMITLNQEKDFDLNTFRSYLDQLGNSLLAVSDDEVAKVHIHTESPEKVFRYGAQFGQLEKIKIDNMRLQHETIIEDDENSAKNDKITTEIIAVAQGKGLIELMRSLGATRVITGGQTMNPSTEDFLKILKRTKAKNAIILPNNGNVLMTAQAAANAVSLPVEVISTKSIQQGISALFAYGEENSLAENAEMMREGITMVKSGEVTNAVRDTKINGLAIKKGDFMGIVDGEIVTTAENRIQAAIKLIDQMLEEDSEIVSIFYGIDAAKREAVKIESEIQNKYPDLELEIHAGDQAVYPYLISVE
- the plsX gene encoding phosphate acyltransferase PlsX codes for the protein MKIAIDAMGGDDAPVAIVEGVKKFLSEDHETKIRLFGPSEALAKLIETSEQLEIINTTQVVEGNDEPVAAIRKKKDSSLVRAAQDVKDKQSDGFLSCGNTGAVLAAGIFVIGRIKNVERPALMPTLPTKVKGVYYNMLDVGANAESKAKYLVQFAQMGSIYAEDLRGVKNPVVKLLNIGSEEHKGDELHQTVHQELSQLPEINFQGNIEPNEIMAAKADVIVTDGFTGNAVLKTMEGTMKTVLHLLKDSLMTGNITTKLGALLVKNDLGNLASQFDNSRFGGAVLLGVNAPVIKGHGNSQAQTVYYAIKQVKEMISEQTVTKFRNLYQ